A stretch of the Xiphias gladius isolate SHS-SW01 ecotype Sanya breed wild chromosome 21, ASM1685928v1, whole genome shotgun sequence genome encodes the following:
- the patz1 gene encoding POZ-, AT hook-, and zinc finger-containing protein 1 isoform X3, protein MEKVAEPSWTSSYTYQVSKHSAEMLHNLNVQRKDGGRFCDVVLRVGEESFPAHKAVLAACSEYFESVFSRQTEGDGDAKELEMHTISPKVFKDILDFAYTSRIVVRLECFPELMTAAKFLLMRSVIEICQEVIKQSNVQILVPTSRGGDASLFQATGATELGFPVPQQDLVNGTGMLVNGQGFANNAQMHVDGSEDAAAVLLEDGGESSVPMLEPVEGLSVSPSTEITGNTLHHDAGSPGSKRGRGRPKKAGGVVEAVHFSHSTQKDNGLFPCGTCGKAFTEASRLKNHEAQHGASSGGVNNVGDSLSTAGGMPIMSHPGLVENGLQLHGGLALDNGRKRERTRRHVGCDICGKVFRDVYHLNRHKLSHSGEKPYACHVCGLRFKRKDRMSYHVRSHDGSVGKPYVCQSCGKGFSRPDHLNGHIKQVHTTERPHKCQICNASFATRDRLRSHLACHEDKIPCKVCGKFLRAAYMTDHLKKHSEGTHNYCGICNKAASGLEEGFTP, encoded by the exons ATGGAGAAAGTAGCGGAGCCGTCTTGGACTTCTTCGTACACCTACCAGGTGAGCAAGCACAGTGCGGAGATGCTACACAACCTCAACGTTCAGAGGAAAGATGGAGGCAGGTTCTGCGATGTGGTCTTACGCGTCGGCGAGGAGAGCTTCCCTGCCCACAAAGCTGTGTTAGCCGCCTGCAGTGAGTATTTCGAGTCGGTCTTCAGTCGCCAGACGGAGGGCGACGGCGACGCCAAGGAGCTGGAGATGCACACGATCAGCCCGAAAGTTTTCAAAGACATCTTGGACTTCGCCTATACCTCCAGGATCGTGGTGCGACTGGAGTGCTTCCCGGAGTTGATGACAGCTGCCAAGTTTCTGCTGATGCGGTCGGTCATTGAGATCTGTCAGGAGGTCATCAAACAGTCCAACGTACAGATCCTGGTGCCGACCTCTCGGGGAGGAGATGCCAGCCTTTTTCAGGCCACGGGGGCCACGGAGCTGGGTTTCCCGGTGCCACAGCAGGATCTGGTAAACGGAACGGGAATGCTGGTGAACGGTCAGGGCTTTGCTAACAATGCGCAGATGCATGTGGATGGGAGCGAAGACGCCGCCGCCGTGTTACTAGAGGACGGCGGCGAGTCGTCGGTGCCAATGTTGGAGCCTGTCGAAGGACTGTCGGTTTCTCCATCAACGGAAATAACGGGGAACACACTTCATCACGACGCTGGCTCCCCGGGGTCAAAGAGGGGCAGGGGGAGACCAAAGAAAGCTGGTGGAGTAGTGGAGGCTGTACACTTCAGTCACAGCACCCAGAAAGACAATGGGCTGTTTCCTTGCGGGACTTGCGGCAAAGCCTTCACAGAAGCTTCCCGCTTGAAGAACCACGAAGCGCAACACGGAGCCTCCAGCGGCGGTGTAAACAACGTCGGTGACAGCCTGTCAACAGCGGGCGGTATGCCTATCATGTCTCATCCTGGTCTGGTGGAAAACGGCTTGCAGTTACACGGAGGGCTGGCGCTTGATAACGGTCGCAAACGGGAGCGGACCCGGCGCCACGTCGGCTGTGACATATGCGGGAAAGTTTTCCGCGACGTTTACCACCTGAACCGACACAAGCTCTCCCATTCCGGGGAAAAGCCGTACGCATGCCATGTGTGCGGGCTCCGGTTCAAACGCAAGGACAGGATGTCGTACCACGTGCGGTCCCATGACGGGTCGGTCGGAAAACCGTACGTGTGCCAAAGTTGTGGCAAAGGTTTTTCAAG ACCCGACCACCTGAATGGACATATCAAACAAGTTCACACAACAGAGAGACCCCACAAGTGCCAG ATTTGTAATGCCTCCTTTGCTACAAGAGATCGCCTCCGGTCACACCTCGCATGCCATGAGGACAAAATCCCCTGCAAAGTTTGTGGCAAGTTCCTGCGCGCTGCCTACATGACAGACCACCTCAAGAAACACAGTGAAGGAACACATAACTACTGTGGCATTTGCAACAAAG caGCCTCTGGGTTAGAGGAAGGATTCACACCCTGA
- the patz1 gene encoding POZ-, AT hook-, and zinc finger-containing protein 1 isoform X1, translating to MEKVAEPSWTSSYTYQVSKHSAEMLHNLNVQRKDGGRFCDVVLRVGEESFPAHKAVLAACSEYFESVFSRQTEGDGDAKELEMHTISPKVFKDILDFAYTSRIVVRLECFPELMTAAKFLLMRSVIEICQEVIKQSNVQILVPTSRGGDASLFQATGATELGFPVPQQDLVNGTGMLVNGQGFANNAQMHVDGSEDAAAVLLEDGGESSVPMLEPVEGLSVSPSTEITGNTLHHDAGSPGSKRGRGRPKKAGGVVEAVHFSHSTQKDNGLFPCGTCGKAFTEASRLKNHEAQHGASSGGVNNVGDSLSTAGGMPIMSHPGLVENGLQLHGGLALDNGRKRERTRRHVGCDICGKVFRDVYHLNRHKLSHSGEKPYACHVCGLRFKRKDRMSYHVRSHDGSVGKPYVCQSCGKGFSRPDHLNGHIKQVHTTERPHKCQICNASFATRDRLRSHLACHEDKIPCKVCGKFLRAAYMTDHLKKHSEGTHNYCGICNKDLCASRQLLLTSSEAEGRFHGLSGHPVLPQPGPPALGLQPELLMGKPGGTPYFWECRSGGVPGFPVHGPVTDGQENAGKCPHLESEESDPSFGELPNGDELKSPHKPDRPELEMPSLACNGASAGALGSPEGSKAKTDPEKKFTCGICGQAFRTKSYLNKHQHRVHKAQKAQGVSGSGLSELAPSLTSPFSPQQNMSLLESFGFQIVQSAFASSLVDAEAGQSGLDFGGK from the exons ATGGAGAAAGTAGCGGAGCCGTCTTGGACTTCTTCGTACACCTACCAGGTGAGCAAGCACAGTGCGGAGATGCTACACAACCTCAACGTTCAGAGGAAAGATGGAGGCAGGTTCTGCGATGTGGTCTTACGCGTCGGCGAGGAGAGCTTCCCTGCCCACAAAGCTGTGTTAGCCGCCTGCAGTGAGTATTTCGAGTCGGTCTTCAGTCGCCAGACGGAGGGCGACGGCGACGCCAAGGAGCTGGAGATGCACACGATCAGCCCGAAAGTTTTCAAAGACATCTTGGACTTCGCCTATACCTCCAGGATCGTGGTGCGACTGGAGTGCTTCCCGGAGTTGATGACAGCTGCCAAGTTTCTGCTGATGCGGTCGGTCATTGAGATCTGTCAGGAGGTCATCAAACAGTCCAACGTACAGATCCTGGTGCCGACCTCTCGGGGAGGAGATGCCAGCCTTTTTCAGGCCACGGGGGCCACGGAGCTGGGTTTCCCGGTGCCACAGCAGGATCTGGTAAACGGAACGGGAATGCTGGTGAACGGTCAGGGCTTTGCTAACAATGCGCAGATGCATGTGGATGGGAGCGAAGACGCCGCCGCCGTGTTACTAGAGGACGGCGGCGAGTCGTCGGTGCCAATGTTGGAGCCTGTCGAAGGACTGTCGGTTTCTCCATCAACGGAAATAACGGGGAACACACTTCATCACGACGCTGGCTCCCCGGGGTCAAAGAGGGGCAGGGGGAGACCAAAGAAAGCTGGTGGAGTAGTGGAGGCTGTACACTTCAGTCACAGCACCCAGAAAGACAATGGGCTGTTTCCTTGCGGGACTTGCGGCAAAGCCTTCACAGAAGCTTCCCGCTTGAAGAACCACGAAGCGCAACACGGAGCCTCCAGCGGCGGTGTAAACAACGTCGGTGACAGCCTGTCAACAGCGGGCGGTATGCCTATCATGTCTCATCCTGGTCTGGTGGAAAACGGCTTGCAGTTACACGGAGGGCTGGCGCTTGATAACGGTCGCAAACGGGAGCGGACCCGGCGCCACGTCGGCTGTGACATATGCGGGAAAGTTTTCCGCGACGTTTACCACCTGAACCGACACAAGCTCTCCCATTCCGGGGAAAAGCCGTACGCATGCCATGTGTGCGGGCTCCGGTTCAAACGCAAGGACAGGATGTCGTACCACGTGCGGTCCCATGACGGGTCGGTCGGAAAACCGTACGTGTGCCAAAGTTGTGGCAAAGGTTTTTCAAG ACCCGACCACCTGAATGGACATATCAAACAAGTTCACACAACAGAGAGACCCCACAAGTGCCAG ATTTGTAATGCCTCCTTTGCTACAAGAGATCGCCTCCGGTCACACCTCGCATGCCATGAGGACAAAATCCCCTGCAAAGTTTGTGGCAAGTTCCTGCGCGCTGCCTACATGACAGACCACCTCAAGAAACACAGTGAAGGAACACATAACTACTGTGGCATTTGCAACAAAG ACCTGTGCGCCAGTCGCCAGCTGCTTCTCACCTCGTCTGAGGCAGAGGGTCGCTTTCATGGGCTCTCTGGACACCCAGTTCTACCCCAGCCTGGCCCTCCAGCCTTGGGCCTGCAGCCTGAGCTGCTCATGGGGAAGCCAGGTGGGACTCCATATTTCTGGGAGTGTCGCTCTGGTGGGGTGCCTGGCTTCCCCGTCCATGGGCCTGTCACAG ATGGACAGGAAAACGCAGGAAAATGTCCTCACCTGGAATCAGAAGAATCAGATCCTTCATTTGGCGAATTGCCCAATGGTGACGAGCTTAAATCTCCACACAAACCTGATAGGCCAGAGCTCGAGATGCCCTCTTTAGCCTGTAACGGAGCCTCTGCAGGGGCACTGGGGTCCCCAGAGGGATCCAAAGCCAAGACGGACCCTGAGAAGAAGTTTACCTGCGGGATCTGCGGTCAGGCCTTCCGCACCAAGTCCTACCTCAACAAGCACCAGCACAGAGTTCACAAAGCCCAAAAGGCCCAGGGGGTTTCAGGGTCTGGCTTAAGTGAGCTGGCCCCGTCCCTGacctctcctttctcccctcAACAAAACATGTCTCTGCTGGAGTCCTTTGGCTTTCAGATTGTCCAGTCTGCTTTTGCCTCTTCACTGGTAGATGCTGAGGCAGGTCAAAGTGGACTTGACTTTGGAGGAAAGTGA
- the patz1 gene encoding POZ-, AT hook-, and zinc finger-containing protein 1 isoform X4, producing the protein MEKVAEPSWTSSYTYQVSKHSAEMLHNLNVQRKDGGRFCDVVLRVGEESFPAHKAVLAACSEYFESVFSRQTEGDGDAKELEMHTISPKVFKDILDFAYTSRIVVRLECFPELMTAAKFLLMRSVIEICQEVIKQSNVQILVPTSRGGDASLFQATGATELGFPVPQQDLVNGTGMLVNGQGFANNAQMHVDGSEDAAAVLLEDGGESSVPMLEPVEGLSVSPSTEITGNTLHHDAGSPGSKRGRGRPKKAGGVVEAVHFSHSTQKDNGLFPCGTCGKAFTEASRLKNHEAQHGASSGGVNNVGDSLSTAGGMPIMSHPGLVENGLQLHGGLALDNGRKRERTRRHVGCDICGKVFRDVYHLNRHKLSHSGEKPYACHVCGLRFKRKDRMSYHVRSHDGSVGKPYVCQSCGKGFSRPDHLNGHIKQVHTTERPHKCQICNASFATRDRLRSHLACHEDKIPCKVCGKFLRAAYMTDHLKKHSEGTHNYCGICNKGFSTASYLKVHIKTHHGSPLPPSATMHTFPEPRGGLQMHNGTPYHMGRQCSVEDLCASRQLLLTSSEAEGRFHGLSGHPVLPQPGPPALGLQPELLMGKPGGTPYFWECRSGGVPGFPVHGPVTDGQENAGKCPHLESEESDPSFGELPNGDELKSPHKPDRPELEMPSLACNGASAGALGSPEGSKAKTDPEKKFTCGICGQAFRTKSYLNKHQHRVHKAQKAQGVSGSGLSELAPSLTSPFSPQQNMSLLESFGFQIVQSAFASSLVDAEAGQSGLDFGGK; encoded by the exons ATGGAGAAAGTAGCGGAGCCGTCTTGGACTTCTTCGTACACCTACCAGGTGAGCAAGCACAGTGCGGAGATGCTACACAACCTCAACGTTCAGAGGAAAGATGGAGGCAGGTTCTGCGATGTGGTCTTACGCGTCGGCGAGGAGAGCTTCCCTGCCCACAAAGCTGTGTTAGCCGCCTGCAGTGAGTATTTCGAGTCGGTCTTCAGTCGCCAGACGGAGGGCGACGGCGACGCCAAGGAGCTGGAGATGCACACGATCAGCCCGAAAGTTTTCAAAGACATCTTGGACTTCGCCTATACCTCCAGGATCGTGGTGCGACTGGAGTGCTTCCCGGAGTTGATGACAGCTGCCAAGTTTCTGCTGATGCGGTCGGTCATTGAGATCTGTCAGGAGGTCATCAAACAGTCCAACGTACAGATCCTGGTGCCGACCTCTCGGGGAGGAGATGCCAGCCTTTTTCAGGCCACGGGGGCCACGGAGCTGGGTTTCCCGGTGCCACAGCAGGATCTGGTAAACGGAACGGGAATGCTGGTGAACGGTCAGGGCTTTGCTAACAATGCGCAGATGCATGTGGATGGGAGCGAAGACGCCGCCGCCGTGTTACTAGAGGACGGCGGCGAGTCGTCGGTGCCAATGTTGGAGCCTGTCGAAGGACTGTCGGTTTCTCCATCAACGGAAATAACGGGGAACACACTTCATCACGACGCTGGCTCCCCGGGGTCAAAGAGGGGCAGGGGGAGACCAAAGAAAGCTGGTGGAGTAGTGGAGGCTGTACACTTCAGTCACAGCACCCAGAAAGACAATGGGCTGTTTCCTTGCGGGACTTGCGGCAAAGCCTTCACAGAAGCTTCCCGCTTGAAGAACCACGAAGCGCAACACGGAGCCTCCAGCGGCGGTGTAAACAACGTCGGTGACAGCCTGTCAACAGCGGGCGGTATGCCTATCATGTCTCATCCTGGTCTGGTGGAAAACGGCTTGCAGTTACACGGAGGGCTGGCGCTTGATAACGGTCGCAAACGGGAGCGGACCCGGCGCCACGTCGGCTGTGACATATGCGGGAAAGTTTTCCGCGACGTTTACCACCTGAACCGACACAAGCTCTCCCATTCCGGGGAAAAGCCGTACGCATGCCATGTGTGCGGGCTCCGGTTCAAACGCAAGGACAGGATGTCGTACCACGTGCGGTCCCATGACGGGTCGGTCGGAAAACCGTACGTGTGCCAAAGTTGTGGCAAAGGTTTTTCAAG ACCCGACCACCTGAATGGACATATCAAACAAGTTCACACAACAGAGAGACCCCACAAGTGCCAG ATTTGTAATGCCTCCTTTGCTACAAGAGATCGCCTCCGGTCACACCTCGCATGCCATGAGGACAAAATCCCCTGCAAAGTTTGTGGCAAGTTCCTGCGCGCTGCCTACATGACAGACCACCTCAAGAAACACAGTGAAGGAACACATAACTACTGTGGCATTTGCAACAAAG GTTTCTCCACTGCGTCCTACCTTAAGGTGCATATAAAGACACACCATGGCTCTCCACTGCCCCCCTCTGCCACAATGCACACCTTCCCTGAGCCAAGGGGGGGACTGCAGATGCACAACGGCACCCCTTACCACATGGGACGCCAGTGCTCAGTGGAAG ACCTGTGCGCCAGTCGCCAGCTGCTTCTCACCTCGTCTGAGGCAGAGGGTCGCTTTCATGGGCTCTCTGGACACCCAGTTCTACCCCAGCCTGGCCCTCCAGCCTTGGGCCTGCAGCCTGAGCTGCTCATGGGGAAGCCAGGTGGGACTCCATATTTCTGGGAGTGTCGCTCTGGTGGGGTGCCTGGCTTCCCCGTCCATGGGCCTGTCACAG ATGGACAGGAAAACGCAGGAAAATGTCCTCACCTGGAATCAGAAGAATCAGATCCTTCATTTGGCGAATTGCCCAATGGTGACGAGCTTAAATCTCCACACAAACCTGATAGGCCAGAGCTCGAGATGCCCTCTTTAGCCTGTAACGGAGCCTCTGCAGGGGCACTGGGGTCCCCAGAGGGATCCAAAGCCAAGACGGACCCTGAGAAGAAGTTTACCTGCGGGATCTGCGGTCAGGCCTTCCGCACCAAGTCCTACCTCAACAAGCACCAGCACAGAGTTCACAAAGCCCAAAAGGCCCAGGGGGTTTCAGGGTCTGGCTTAAGTGAGCTGGCCCCGTCCCTGacctctcctttctcccctcAACAAAACATGTCTCTGCTGGAGTCCTTTGGCTTTCAGATTGTCCAGTCTGCTTTTGCCTCTTCACTGGTAGATGCTGAGGCAGGTCAAAGTGGACTTGACTTTGGAGGAAAGTGA
- the patz1 gene encoding POZ-, AT hook-, and zinc finger-containing protein 1 isoform X2, with amino-acid sequence MEKVAEPSWTSSYTYQVSKHSAEMLHNLNVQRKDGGRFCDVVLRVGEESFPAHKAVLAACSEYFESVFSRQTEGDGDAKELEMHTISPKVFKDILDFAYTSRIVVRLECFPELMTAAKFLLMRSVIEICQEVIKQSNVQILVPTSRGGDASLFQATGATELGFPVPQQDLVNGTGMLVNGQGFANNAQMHVDGSEDAAAVLLEDGGESSVPMLEPVEGLSVSPSTEITGNTLHHDAGSPGSKRGRGRPKKAGGVVEAVHFSHSTQKDNGLFPCGTCGKAFTEASRLKNHEAQHGASSGGVNNVGDSLSTAGGMPIMSHPGLVENGLQLHGGLALDNGRKRERTRRHVGCDICGKVFRDVYHLNRHKLSHSGEKPYACHVCGLRFKRKDRMSYHVRSHDGSVGKPYVCQSCGKGFSRPDHLNGHIKQVHTTERPHKCQICNASFATRDRLRSHLACHEDKIPCKVCGKFLRAAYMTDHLKKHSEGTHNYCGICNKDGQENAGKCPHLESEESDPSFGELPNGDELKSPHKPDRPELEMPSLACNGASAGALGSPEGSKAKTDPEKKFTCGICGQAFRTKSYLNKHQHRVHKAQKAQGVSGSGLSELAPSLTSPFSPQQNMSLLESFGFQIVQSAFASSLVDAEAGQSGLDFGGK; translated from the exons ATGGAGAAAGTAGCGGAGCCGTCTTGGACTTCTTCGTACACCTACCAGGTGAGCAAGCACAGTGCGGAGATGCTACACAACCTCAACGTTCAGAGGAAAGATGGAGGCAGGTTCTGCGATGTGGTCTTACGCGTCGGCGAGGAGAGCTTCCCTGCCCACAAAGCTGTGTTAGCCGCCTGCAGTGAGTATTTCGAGTCGGTCTTCAGTCGCCAGACGGAGGGCGACGGCGACGCCAAGGAGCTGGAGATGCACACGATCAGCCCGAAAGTTTTCAAAGACATCTTGGACTTCGCCTATACCTCCAGGATCGTGGTGCGACTGGAGTGCTTCCCGGAGTTGATGACAGCTGCCAAGTTTCTGCTGATGCGGTCGGTCATTGAGATCTGTCAGGAGGTCATCAAACAGTCCAACGTACAGATCCTGGTGCCGACCTCTCGGGGAGGAGATGCCAGCCTTTTTCAGGCCACGGGGGCCACGGAGCTGGGTTTCCCGGTGCCACAGCAGGATCTGGTAAACGGAACGGGAATGCTGGTGAACGGTCAGGGCTTTGCTAACAATGCGCAGATGCATGTGGATGGGAGCGAAGACGCCGCCGCCGTGTTACTAGAGGACGGCGGCGAGTCGTCGGTGCCAATGTTGGAGCCTGTCGAAGGACTGTCGGTTTCTCCATCAACGGAAATAACGGGGAACACACTTCATCACGACGCTGGCTCCCCGGGGTCAAAGAGGGGCAGGGGGAGACCAAAGAAAGCTGGTGGAGTAGTGGAGGCTGTACACTTCAGTCACAGCACCCAGAAAGACAATGGGCTGTTTCCTTGCGGGACTTGCGGCAAAGCCTTCACAGAAGCTTCCCGCTTGAAGAACCACGAAGCGCAACACGGAGCCTCCAGCGGCGGTGTAAACAACGTCGGTGACAGCCTGTCAACAGCGGGCGGTATGCCTATCATGTCTCATCCTGGTCTGGTGGAAAACGGCTTGCAGTTACACGGAGGGCTGGCGCTTGATAACGGTCGCAAACGGGAGCGGACCCGGCGCCACGTCGGCTGTGACATATGCGGGAAAGTTTTCCGCGACGTTTACCACCTGAACCGACACAAGCTCTCCCATTCCGGGGAAAAGCCGTACGCATGCCATGTGTGCGGGCTCCGGTTCAAACGCAAGGACAGGATGTCGTACCACGTGCGGTCCCATGACGGGTCGGTCGGAAAACCGTACGTGTGCCAAAGTTGTGGCAAAGGTTTTTCAAG ACCCGACCACCTGAATGGACATATCAAACAAGTTCACACAACAGAGAGACCCCACAAGTGCCAG ATTTGTAATGCCTCCTTTGCTACAAGAGATCGCCTCCGGTCACACCTCGCATGCCATGAGGACAAAATCCCCTGCAAAGTTTGTGGCAAGTTCCTGCGCGCTGCCTACATGACAGACCACCTCAAGAAACACAGTGAAGGAACACATAACTACTGTGGCATTTGCAACAAAG ATGGACAGGAAAACGCAGGAAAATGTCCTCACCTGGAATCAGAAGAATCAGATCCTTCATTTGGCGAATTGCCCAATGGTGACGAGCTTAAATCTCCACACAAACCTGATAGGCCAGAGCTCGAGATGCCCTCTTTAGCCTGTAACGGAGCCTCTGCAGGGGCACTGGGGTCCCCAGAGGGATCCAAAGCCAAGACGGACCCTGAGAAGAAGTTTACCTGCGGGATCTGCGGTCAGGCCTTCCGCACCAAGTCCTACCTCAACAAGCACCAGCACAGAGTTCACAAAGCCCAAAAGGCCCAGGGGGTTTCAGGGTCTGGCTTAAGTGAGCTGGCCCCGTCCCTGacctctcctttctcccctcAACAAAACATGTCTCTGCTGGAGTCCTTTGGCTTTCAGATTGTCCAGTCTGCTTTTGCCTCTTCACTGGTAGATGCTGAGGCAGGTCAAAGTGGACTTGACTTTGGAGGAAAGTGA